GACGCTTATCGAAACAGGTGCGATGCTGGCAGCGCAAGGGATCGACAGATGTCGAAGCAAAGGGGAATCGTCGTGAGCGTGTCCATCACTGACCAGCTGCCCGTCGTGGTCATCGGAGCCGGTCCGATCGGCCTGGCTGCCGCCGCTCACCTCGTCGAGCGCGGCCTCGAACCGCTGGTCCTGGAAGCGGGCCTGTCCGCCGGTACGGCCGTGCGGGACTGGTCGCACGTCCGGCTGTTCTCCCCGTGGTCGGAAGTCACCGACCCGGCTGCCGAGAAGCTGCTGGCCCCGACCGGCTGGGTCCGCCCGGACGGCACGACCTACCCGAGCGGTGGCGACTGGGCCGGGCAGTACCTGCAGCCGCTCGCCGACGTCCTCGGCGACAAGGTCCGCTACGGCGCGACGGTCACCGGGGTGGCCCGCGCCGGCCGGGACCGCATCGTCGACTCCGGCCGCGACGAACAGCCCTTCACGGTGCATATCCGAACCTCGGAGGGCATCGAGGAACGGATCAGCGCCAGCGCCGTCATCGATGCCTCCGGCACGTGGTCGGTCCCGAGCCCGGTGGGCGCCAACGGTCTGCCCGCCCTCGGCGAGCAGAGGGCCGCGGACCGCGTCTCCTACCGCGTCCCCGACCTCGAGGACCCAGCCGTACGCGCCCGTTACGCGGGCAAGCGCACCGCCGTGGTCGGCTCCGGTGCCTCCGCCTTCACGGCCCTCGCGTACCTGGCCGACCTGGCGAAGGAGGAGGACGGCACGCACGCGGTGTGGATCCTGCGCCGGGGCCTGGGCGCCGACACGTACGGCGGCGGCGAGGCCGACCAGCTCCCGGCTCGCGGGGCCTTGGGCCTGCGCGCCAAGGCGGCCGTGGAGGACGGGTACGCGTCCGCCGTGACCGGCTTCCGTACACAGGCTGTGGAGAAGGAAGGTGACCGGCTTGTCCTCGTCGCCGAGGACGGCCGCCGCCTGGACCCGGTCGACGAGGTCATCGTCCTGACCGGCTTCCGCCCCGACCTCTCCTTCCTCTCCGAGATCCGCCTCGGCCTCGACGAACGCCTCCAGGCCCCGACCGCGCTCGCCCCGCTGATCGACCCCAACGCCCACTCCTGCGGCACGGTCTACCCGCACGGCGTGCGCGAGCTCTCCCACCCGGAGCAGGGGATCTACCTCGTCGGCATGAAGTCCTACGGCCGTGCGCCGACGTTCCTCGCCATGACCGGCTACGAGCAGGTCCGCTCCATCACGGCGGCTCTCGCCGGCGACCAGGAGGCGGCCGAACGCGTGGAGCTGACCCTCCCCGAGACCGGAGTCTGCGGCGGCGCCGGCCTGTTCGACGAACCGGAGAACTCGGAGAACGCCGAGCAGTCCGGCGGAGGCTGCTGCGCCCCCACCCCGGTCCAGACCCTCCAGATCGGCGGCCCGGCCACCACCTCCGGGGGATGCTGACCGCCGTGCCCCAGGCCCCAACCCGCGTGGCCGCGACCGGAACCGGGGACCGGTCGCGACCACGCGCCGCCCTGCCCGCACTCTGCGCCACGCAGATCACCAGCTGGGGCATCGTCTACTACGCCTTCCCCGTCCTCAACGCCCGCATCACCGCGGACACCGGATGGTCCACCACGGCCACGACCGGCGCCTTCTCCGCCGCCCTGGTCGTCTCCGCACTCGCCGGTATCCCCATCGGCCGCATCCTCGACCGCCGCGGCCCCCGCATCGTCATGACGACCGGTTCGCTGCTCGGCGTCGCCGCCGTGCTGGCCATCGCGTACGCGCCCAACTTCGCCGCGTTCACCGGGGCTTGGCTGGTGGCAGGACTGTCCATGGCCGCCACCTTCTACCACCCCGCCTTCGCCGCCGTGACACGCTGGTGGGGAGAGGACCGCGTCCGTGCCCTCACGATCGTCACCCTCGCCGGCGGCCTGGCCTCCACCGCCTTCGCACCCCTGACGGCGGCCCTCGCCGAGCACCTCGGCTGGCGGACCACGTACGCCGTCCTGGCGCTCATCCTGGGCGTCGTCACCATCCCCGCCCACGCGCTCGCGCTGCGCGCCCCATGGCCACCTGCGCCCGCACACCCCACCCAAGAGGCGAAAGACGGCAGGTCAGTCGCACGAAGCCGCCCCTTCTTGGTACTGGCAGCCGCACTCACCCTCAACGGCTTCGCGATGTACGCCGTCGTCATCGCCCTGGTCCCGCTCTTGACCGAACGAGGCGCGAGCCCGACCGCGGCGGCCTGGGCCCTCGGCCTGGGCGGTGCGGGACAGACCCTCGGCCGCACCCTCTACTCCACCCTCGCCCGCCACACCGGCGTCACCACCCGCACGGTCACGCTGATCGCCGCGGGCGGCGCCACGACCGCGGCCCTCGCCGCCGTCTCGGGCCCGTACCCGCTCCTGCTCCTGTTGGCCATCACGGCGGGCATGGTGCGGGGCAACCTCACCCTTCTCCAGGCCACCGCTGTCAGCGACCGTTGGGGCACCACGCACTACGGCCACCTCTCCGGCCTTCTGGCCGCCCCCGTGACCGTCGCCAGTGCGCTCGCCCCCTTCACCGGCGCAGCCCTGGCAGGAGCACTCGGGGGGTATCCCGCGCTCTTCGCCGTACTTGCCGGAATCTCGATCGGCGCGAGCGTGTTGGCAGCGGCTTCCGCCAGGCGCTGAGGAACGTTGCGGGGGAGCGCCTTCTGCGGGCCCGATTGGGCAGCCGCCTCGCTTCTCCTGACGGATATCAGCAAAGTTCTTCGAGAACGAAAGCGCCAGGCCAGGTCGGTTGTTTTTGCTTTTCCGACGAATGGTCGGGAAAAGCACAACTAGGCGAGAGCTAACATGACTTGACAGACTGTCGCCTGTCGGGAGTTGATCGCCGTGAAAACGTATCTGGTCGGTTCGCGCGCCAGCAATCTGGCTAAGGTGCAGGTGCGCGAATACCTTGCCCCGCTTCGCGAGCGTTTCCCGAGCGTTACGTTCACGCATCGGGTGATTCTTGAAGGCGGCGACAAGGACCGAAAGTCCCGGCTTTCCGCTGTCTCGGCGATCAGTGGTGGCAGTGCGTTCAGTTCTGAGCAGGAGGCGGCGCTGAGCAGGGGAGACGTGGACGTCGTCATCCATTCCCTGAAAGATCTGCCGACTGCGAACCCGCCCGGTTTGACTCTGTTGCCGCCCCCTGGTCGTGAGGATGTACGAGACGCCTTGTGCGGCTCCACACTGTCCGGCCTGCGAAAGGGAGCTCGGGTAGGAACTGGTGCTCCTCGGCGAATTGCTCAGCTCCTGGCTGTCCGCCCGGACCTCGAAGTGGTACCGATCCGGGGGAATGTACCGCCTCGCCTGAAGAAGATGGAGACCATGAGCCTCGATGCAGTGGTCTTGGCGGCGGCAGGGCTTCGGCGGCTGGGGCTCGACGACGCAATTAGCGAACTACTGCCCCTGGACCTTTTCCCGCCCTCGCCCGGACAGGGCGCTCTTGGCATTCAGGTCCGAGACGACAGCCGTGAACTCCAAGAGATCCTCTCCAGCGTGGGAGATAAGGCTGTCGACGCCCACGTGCGGGCGGAGCGGGCCCTGCTCGCCGAGCTGCACGGCGGGTGCAGCGTGCCCGTGGGCGCGTACGCGGAGACCCGGCCGGATGGCTCCCTTTCGCTCTTCGCTCAGGTCACATCGCTGGACGGTGCGCGGCGGGTCGAGGGCACCCTGTCCGGCCCGATGGGCGAGCCGGAGAAGCTCGGTGCGGCCCTGGCCGCGGAACTGATCGACCAGGGCGCGCGTTCCATCCTTGACGCGATTCGAGGCGAATCCGCGGTCAGCCGTTGAGGTGGCGGGCGATGTCCAGCGCCGCGTACGTGATGCTGGCCTCCGCCCCGGCCCGCTTGAGCATGGTGAAGAGTTCCACCAGCCGGCGCACGTCCCGCTTGCCGGTCGTGCTGTCCACATGCGAGAGGGTGGTGAACTCGCCCGAGACCGAGAACGGGAAAAGCGGCGCCAGCGTGGGCTTCCTCAGCTCGGTGAGGACGTCGGCGCTGAACATCGCGGGTTCGAGGAGGAGCATGTCCGCGCCGTCGCCGACGAGCTGAAGAGCGGTGTCGATGAACTGCTCGGGCTTGCCGGGGTTGATCTGGAACTCGCGGTCGGAGCCCGCCTGCGGGGTGGCGCCCATCGTGAGCCGGAAGCCGTCGTAGAGGCTGCTCCAGAAGATGACGTGCGGCATGATCGACACACTCTCGTGCCCTGCCGCGTTCAGCGCCTCGCGGGCGCCCTTGGTAGTCCCGACGACCATGGAGGCCGGGCCCACGATGTCGGCTCCCGCCGCCGCGTGCGCGACGGCCTGCCGGGAGGTGACGTCCGTGGTGGCGGCGATGTCCGGGCGGCCGTGCCGGTCGGTGACGTAGCAGAAACCGGTGTCGGTGTACGAGCACAGGCAGGTCTCCGTCATGACGGCGATCTCGGGTTCTGCGTCCTTCGCCGCCCGCACCGCTCGGGCCATGAGGGCATCCGGTACGACAGAGAACTCCCCGGCGGCGTCGCGCTGGGTGGACTCGGCGAAAACCTTGACGGAGCGAATCCCGAGCCGCTTTGCCTGGTGCATCACTGCGGGAAGCTGCGCGACCGTGAGGGTCGGCATGGGACGGTCCGCCTCTTCCTCGGTGACCAGTAAGACCATGGACAGGTCGGCCGGGTCGAGCGATGGGCCTTCGAGGAAGCGGCGAACAGCCGGACGACTGCGGAGCGGGCTTGTGGCTCCATGGGTTCGGGCGGGTGGCGCGGTGACGCTCATTCTGTCCCTCGCTTTCGTCGGGTGGCGCGATGGGCCCGTCGGCAGGCACAGGGAGATATGCGGATTGGTGCATGCCGGCGGGGGTCTGTGTGTGTCGAGATGACGGATGGTGGCCCCGTCCCTGCCGCGACCTGCCCTTCTGAGGTCAGAGGGAACCTCCAGTTCGAATGGCAGGGACGGGGGCTTGAGGCCCGCCCAGGGGCACGGCCGTCCTCCTGCGCGACATGGGCGGGCGGTCTGTCCAGCGGCGCGCTGGTGGTCCACTGGCTGATGGGGTGAGGCTGTGCGGGCGTGGGGCTGGGAGTGCTCTGCCGGCGAACGGCCCGTTCGCTCATCGTGTAGTGGAGCTGTTCGAGCCTGAAGACGCACAACTGGCAGGCGGCAAGGGGGAAGGCCCTGCCTGCCACGGAGATTTCGCCGACCTCGGCCACGGGAACGCCGGTCTGCTCGCACCGGAAACAGCTCCCGTCTTGCCAGTCGAAGCGGCCCCACAGCTCGCGAGGCTTCAGTCCCATTCCGGCTCCTCCTCCGCGAGGTGAGGCAGAGGGGTTCCGCCGACGACGGGCACGAAGAGCACCGGACGGGCGTGCCAGACGAACTTGTACCGGCCGGCCGAGAGGGGGAGCGTGAACTCCTCGCCGTTCTTCAGAGCCTCGGCGGGCTCACGCCATCCGTCGGACAGCCAGTCCCAGACGTAGCCGACCAGCGATGCGTTGATGGCCGAGGCGATGACGCGCATCTGAATGCGAGCCCAGCGGATCGCGCGTTCCGGAGTGGGGATGGCCGCGAGGGCGAGCTGCTTGCCGTCTTCCTGGCGCCACTCGCACCAGAACCCCGACTTGGGCACCACCGGTTGCGGTACGGCGATGGTGCACCACGTGAGGGTGCCGTCCCCGCTGGTGCCCCAGTCCTCGGCGAGGGCTTCGACGATCAGCATGCCGCGACCGCTCTCCTCGTCGTCGGTCGGTCTCTTCACCTGAGGGCGACCCGGAGTTCCGTCAGCCACCTCGATGCGGACCTCGCCCCGCCAGTACGAGACGGAGAAGCTGACGTCCTCCGTCTCGCCGTACCGGAGGGCGTTGGTGACCAGCTCGCTGATGAGCAGGTTGGCTGTGTCGATGCAGGAACCGACTCCCCACAGGCGGAGGTGAGCGGCACTGATTCGACGCAGTTGCCGCACTCGTTCCGGCGCGCGGGTGCATGAGATGACGAAGCGAGCGGGCTGGTCCATGTCTCTCCCCGGACCGCGTATCTGCGGAACCCTTCCCTGCGGCGGATTAGCACCGGCTATGCCGCCGGAAGCGCTCCGTAATCTCCCGCGCGTCGCCTCGGGAGCGGTTGCACTCTGCAGGGCAAGGGCCATCGCTGTCCTCCGCACATCACGGGCAGGAAGGTTGCTCTCGGCGCCGTATCGAGGCGCGTCCGTCGTCTTCCCTTGGGGTTGCTCGGGCTTGGGAACGACCGTAGGACTGCTGTCTCCCAACTCCCAAGGAGATTGCGCGAGTTTGCAGCAAGTCGATTGACGGCATCGAATGCCTCACAGACCATCGTTGTGTCGCGCAAACCAGCGCAAGGCAGCGGACGGGAGAGCAGCCGTGAAGCTACGGTTCCTTGGTAAGAACTCCACACCCGGAGACAGCCCCACCCTGTACGCCAGTGACCAGGACAGCTACGTCATCCAAGGCTGGCAGGTGTTCGCGAACGACTTGCTCATGCAACTCGACGTGCCCGAAGGACAGACAGTGATCGAGGTACCGCCGGAGCTGTTCGAGCACCTGACGAAGGACGGACACGCGATCGGCGAGATCAAGAGCTTCACCGCCCCGATCATGCTCGTCACGGAACAGGACACGTGCATCCTGCAAGGCCCGGAGATGACCGATCCCGAGGCGCTGAGCCAGATGCGGATGCCCGACTATGAGACCTGCATCGAGGTCCCCAAGTCCTCGATCACGGCCCTACTGGAGGAGAACGGTGGACCTGATCACCCCAGCCCAGCGTGACGAGCTGTTCAACAGCTTCGAACGCGACGCCTTCCACCTGGAGCTGAGGGACGACTACGGATCTCCCATCGAGGACACGCCCTACGCGCGGTGGCAGCGGGGCGAACCTGACGACTACGCCTGGCTCGACCCCTGGATGACGCTCATGAAGCGCGTCTCCGGCGAAGGGAAGACCGTCAGGCGCGTACGGGTCATCACAGAGCCTCACTCCCAGTACGTCGGCTGGGAGCACTCGTTGACCTACCTCAATCTGGAGGCCGGCGAGGACATCCGATGGCTTCCGCGGCACCAGCTGCCGGAAGGCATCGACTTCCCTGTCGGCGGCAACGACTGGTGGCTGTACGACGACCGTCTCCTCGCCGTCGGCCACTTCGACCCCGAGGGTCGAGTGCTGGGGTCGGAAATCGTCGAGGACCCGGACACTGTGGCGGAGTGTGTCCGCGTGCGTGACCTTCTCTGGGCCGCCGCCATCCCACACGCCGAGTACAAGCCCTGACCCATCAGTGAATAATCAAGCTCAAGAAGCACGCGAGGCGCTGGGTGCCCGGCTGCGCGGATTCCGGAAGGACGCCGGATTCGCGAGCGGCCGGGCATTCGCCGTGGCCACCGGTTGGGCGGAGTCCAAGGTGTCCCGGCTTGAGAACGGCAAGCAGAACCCCAGCGAAGACGACATCCGTGTCTGGTGCATCAAGACCAACAGGCAAGAGCACGTAGATGACTTGATAGCCACGGTGCGGCACATCGACGAGCTGTGGCTGGAGTGGCGTCGGCAGCTGCAGACCGGGGCGGAACGACGGCAGCGCAAGGCCCTGCCGGTCTACGCCAAGACCAAGGTCTTCCGCATCTGGCACCCGACGCTGGTGTGGGGAACGCTCCAGACGGCGGACTACGCGGCTGAGACGTTCAGACAGGTTGTCGACTACTACGAGATCCCCGACGATGCGGAAGCCGCCACCGCCAAGCGCCTCGAACGGCAGCAATACCTGTACCAGGGCAATCGGATCTTCAACGTGGTGCTCGGCGAGCAGGCGCTCTACACGAACTTCGGCGGCCCGGAGGTGATGAAGGGGCAACTTGACCGCCTGTTGGCGGTGATGAGGCTTCCCCGGCTGAGTCTGGGCATCATCCCCCGATCCGCGCCTGTGGGCATCTGGCCCGGCAACTCCTTCTCGATGTTCGACGACAAGCTCGTCCTCGTTGAGACCTACTCGGCGGAGTTCTCCGTCACCCAGCCCCGAGAAATCGAGCTGTACACCAAGGCGTTCGCTCTCTTGAAGCAGTCAGCGGTCTACGGGACCGCAGTCCGAGACCTCATCCTCACAGCGATCCACCACTTCGATCAGATGCCGAGCGACTAGGAGACCAAAGATGCAGCCCGTAGCCCCGAACTGGCGTACCAGCTCCTACACCGGGACGGAGAACTGCGTTGAAGTAGCCGACAACGACCCCAAGCACGTGATGGTTCAGGACACGAAGGCGCGCGGTCGGGGAATCCTGGCCGTCCAGCGAGACAGCTGGGCGGCATTCGTCGAATACGCCAAGGAGGCGTAGCACTGGGCGCGCTCCTGGGGGGTGCCCCTATCTGTTTCGTCAACCCCGGGGGGTCGGCTTGTAGGGGTTGATCGTGGTTTTCGGGAACGTCCCGCGAAGCGGGATGTTCCTGGCGGATCGGGTGGCTGATGGGCATCCCGGTGGCCGGCAGGGCCGGAGTGGCCGTGCCGGTGCGCGGGCGTGATGGGGCTTGGAGGGTAGGGGCGGTGGAGTCGTCAGGCGGCGAGGTCGACGTCGTTCGGGGTGCGTGCTTCGTAGAGGGCCCCGGTGCGGATCATGGCGTGGATGACGTTCACGCGCTGGCGGGCCAGGCGGAGGATCGCCTGGGTGTGGGTCTTGCCGCGTGCGCGTTGCCGGTCGTAGTAGATCCGGGAGGACGGGTCGGCTTTGCAGCCGATCGCGGCGAACGCGGCCTGGAACAGGGCGCGTTTGAGGAGCCGGTTGCCGCGGTGGGGTGCGTGCTCGCCGCGGATGGAGGTGCCCGAGGACTTCGTGGCGGGGGCGAGTCCGGCGTAGGAGGCGAGGTGTCCGGCGGTGGGGAAGCCGGTGCCGTCGCCGATCGCGACGATCACGGCCGCTGTGGTCCTGACGCCCAGGCCGGGCAGGGAGGTCAGGAGGTGGAAAAGAGGGAGGGCCTCCAGCAGGGCGGCGATCTCCTGCTCGGCCTGGCGGCGCTGGGTGTGGGCGGCGGCGAGCTGGGCGGCGAGTCCCGGCACGATCAGCGCGGATGCCTCGGTGCCCGGCACGACAAGGGTCTGCTCGGCGAGCGCGTCGAAGATCTCTGCGGTCAGGTGGTGGGCCTTGCGCGAACCGTGCACCTTGAGCAGGGCCTCGCAGCGGGCCCGGCCCAGTTTCCTCAGTCTCGCCGGGGAGCCGTGCCGTTGGAGGAGCGCCTGGATATAGGGGTAGGCCAGGCGCGGGCCGAGCACACGCTCGAGAGAGGGGTGGATCTGAGAGAGCAGGCCGCGCAGCCGGTTGGTGGCGCGGTTGACCTCGCCGGCCAGGTCGTTGTCGTAGCCGGTGAGCATGGTCAGCTCGGCCAGCACCTCGTCGTCGCGGTCCACCGCGCGCAGGGTGTGCGGCATGGTGCGGGCGGTCTCGGCGATCACGAACGCGTCGCGGGCGTCGGTCTTGGCCTCGCCCGGGTGCAGGTCGGCGGCCCGCCGCATCGACAGCCCGGGCAGGTAGGCCACCCGGCAGCCGGCCGCGCGGGCCACCGTCAGCGGCAGCGCGCCGATGTTGGCGACCTGGTCCACGATCACCAGGACAGTGCCGAACTTCGCCACCAGCCTGGTGAACAGCTCCAGCAGTTTCGGCTCGGTGTTGGGCAGCCGCTTGTCGTGCACGGTTCTGCCGTCTTCGGTCCGGCCGTGGGCGTGGTGGAACTCCTTGCCCAGGTCCAGGCCGAGGAAAAGATCTATCGCGGTCGTGTCGACCATGTACGCGTGCCCCTCGCCACTCGTCTCCTCAACTCCCGGCCGTCCCTGCGGCACCACACGCCGGCAACCACGTTACGCAGACATGCCACCAGTGAAACGGCCCGGCATTGCGCCGGACCAGGCGGTCGTCAGGCCCCTCATCAGCGGTCAAGCGGTGCCCCGAAGCCCGGCGGCAACACCCCCCAGGTCATCCGTACGACAGGGGGCACACAGCCATACCGGACCCGGGGGCCAGGCGCCCCATTGCGGGGCCACGAAAAAGGTAACGGGGCCTCGCGCTCCGCTGCATACGCCGGCGTTGTGGCCTGCGACTTCTCGCCGTATCTCACGTCAGTGGTTACTGCCGGACCGACGGGTTCAGTCGTGGCGAGCGAGCTTGATCGCGGAGACGAACAGGATCACGGCCAGGACTGGGATGAGTATCAGGTCCGGGATCACACCGAGCAGAAGGCCACCGAGTACGGCGCCGGTGACTGACGCTGTGACCATGATCGTGGTGAACCGCAGGTTCGAGCCCAGCACTGCGAAGCTGCCGTCGCGGCTGTAGCGGGCGAAGGCGACCAGCATGGTCGGCAACGAGACGAGCAGCGACAGACTGCCTGCGATCTTGATGTCCGCCCCGTACAGCAGCACGATCGTGGGGATCAGTAGCTCGCCTCCGGCGACGCCCATGATCGCGGCGACCACGCCGATCCCGAACCCGGCCACGACGCCGGCGACCAGCTGAGCCCCGCGCGGCAGGTCGAGCGTGCCCATGGTGGTTATGCGGGTGGCCAGCAGGGCGGCGGCCATGAGGACCATCAAGACCGCCAACACCTTGTACAGGGTGGAGCTGCGCATCCGTACTGCCCACGATGCTCCGGCCCATGCGCCCAGCAGGCTCCCGGCCAGCAGGTTCACGGCGACGGACCAGTGCGCGGCCAGCTCGGAGACCGGTACAGCAGTCAGGCGGGCCGGCAAGGCGGCAAGCACCACCACCAGGCTCATCGCCTTGTTGAGGATCACCGCCGCCAGTGCGGCGAAACCGAAGAGGCTGATCAGCAGCGGCAGACGGAACTCCGCTCCGCCCAGCCCGACCATCCCGCCCAGGAGGCCCACCGCAGCTCCGGCGGCAAACACAAGCGGCGTCGACCGCACTATCCGCGCCGATACGTCCTTCTCCGCGGTGACCACACCGGCCCCACTCCCTGGTCACGGGCCATGCCCACCGTGGTGCGGCCCACCTGGAGGAAAACGTACCGCGCGCCGCTACGCCGGCTGTAGCTCCTCCCCTACCGGTGCCTTCTGCCACGGCAGGGGCACCGGCGTATGCCCCGGATTACCGTGCGTTGCGCGGCCCGTCGTGTCGGCTTGGCGAGCGCCGGACAGTACTTCCGTCCTTCGCCGCAGCGGGGGTGTGCTCGGGCATACGGGCGGCGTCGGCGGGTAGGTCGGCCATGCGTCGCAGGCGCCACGCGAGCACGTCGCTGATCGAACCGGCGGTGTCCAGCTCCCGCCGCGCGGTGGCCTCGGTCAGCAGCTCCGTCGGGTCATGGCCGGCGCTCTCGGCGTCGGCGAGCGTGGCGGCCAGCGCGTGCCAGCCCGGTTCGGCGAGGATCTGATCCGCCAGCTCCGGCACCGCCTGACGCAGGCGGACAGTCTGCCTCTGGCGCAGGGTCCGCGACAGGCCCCGGCCCCGCTGGTACAGCACGCCCAACGGGACGTCGGCAGCGGCCCGATAGGCGGCGCGCAGGTGCTCGGCGGCCTCCTGGGCAGCGGCTGCCTGCTGAGCGTGCCCCTTCTTCGCATGCCAGTGAGCGGCTGCGGTGACGAGGAAGAACGCCATGTCGATCACCATCGCGGTGGTGGCGCCGTCTTCCCCGCGGCCGAGCGCGGGGCCGCTGTAGACGAGGTCGCGGGCTGCATGGCGCAGGGCGCGGTCGTGCCCGCGCTCGGCCTTGATGTGGGAGCGCGTGGCCCGCTCGAATGCGAAGGCTGCCTCGCGTAGTTCGGTGCGGGTGTGGGCGGCGGAGGTCTTGGCGAGCGCGTCCAGGACCTCCCCGGCCGCCGCGATGTGCGCGGCCGCCTGGCCGTCGTCACCGTGGTCGATGATCAGCAGCGCTTGC
The nucleotide sequence above comes from Streptomyces sp. NL15-2K. Encoded proteins:
- a CDS encoding sulfite exporter TauE/SafE family protein, coding for MVTAEKDVSARIVRSTPLVFAAGAAVGLLGGMVGLGGAEFRLPLLISLFGFAALAAVILNKAMSLVVVLAALPARLTAVPVSELAAHWSVAVNLLAGSLLGAWAGASWAVRMRSSTLYKVLAVLMVLMAAALLATRITTMGTLDLPRGAQLVAGVVAGFGIGVVAAIMGVAGGELLIPTIVLLYGADIKIAGSLSLLVSLPTMLVAFARYSRDGSFAVLGSNLRFTTIMVTASVTGAVLGGLLLGVIPDLILIPVLAVILFVSAIKLARHD
- the hemC gene encoding hydroxymethylbilane synthase, whose protein sequence is MKTYLVGSRASNLAKVQVREYLAPLRERFPSVTFTHRVILEGGDKDRKSRLSAVSAISGGSAFSSEQEAALSRGDVDVVIHSLKDLPTANPPGLTLLPPPGREDVRDALCGSTLSGLRKGARVGTGAPRRIAQLLAVRPDLEVVPIRGNVPPRLKKMETMSLDAVVLAAAGLRRLGLDDAISELLPLDLFPPSPGQGALGIQVRDDSRELQEILSSVGDKAVDAHVRAERALLAELHGGCSVPVGAYAETRPDGSLSLFAQVTSLDGARRVEGTLSGPMGEPEKLGAALAAELIDQGARSILDAIRGESAVSR
- a CDS encoding helix-turn-helix transcriptional regulator: MNNQAQEAREALGARLRGFRKDAGFASGRAFAVATGWAESKVSRLENGKQNPSEDDIRVWCIKTNRQEHVDDLIATVRHIDELWLEWRRQLQTGAERRQRKALPVYAKTKVFRIWHPTLVWGTLQTADYAAETFRQVVDYYEIPDDAEAATAKRLERQQYLYQGNRIFNVVLGEQALYTNFGGPEVMKGQLDRLLAVMRLPRLSLGIIPRSAPVGIWPGNSFSMFDDKLVLVETYSAEFSVTQPREIELYTKAFALLKQSAVYGTAVRDLILTAIHHFDQMPSD
- a CDS encoding DUF6879 family protein; the protein is MDLITPAQRDELFNSFERDAFHLELRDDYGSPIEDTPYARWQRGEPDDYAWLDPWMTLMKRVSGEGKTVRRVRVITEPHSQYVGWEHSLTYLNLEAGEDIRWLPRHQLPEGIDFPVGGNDWWLYDDRLLAVGHFDPEGRVLGSEIVEDPDTVAECVRVRDLLWAAAIPHAEYKP
- a CDS encoding DUF397 domain-containing protein encodes the protein MQPVAPNWRTSSYTGTENCVEVADNDPKHVMVQDTKARGRGILAVQRDSWAAFVEYAKEA
- a CDS encoding NAD(P)-binding domain-containing protein encodes the protein MSVSITDQLPVVVIGAGPIGLAAAAHLVERGLEPLVLEAGLSAGTAVRDWSHVRLFSPWSEVTDPAAEKLLAPTGWVRPDGTTYPSGGDWAGQYLQPLADVLGDKVRYGATVTGVARAGRDRIVDSGRDEQPFTVHIRTSEGIEERISASAVIDASGTWSVPSPVGANGLPALGEQRAADRVSYRVPDLEDPAVRARYAGKRTAVVGSGASAFTALAYLADLAKEEDGTHAVWILRRGLGADTYGGGEADQLPARGALGLRAKAAVEDGYASAVTGFRTQAVEKEGDRLVLVAEDGRRLDPVDEVIVLTGFRPDLSFLSEIRLGLDERLQAPTALAPLIDPNAHSCGTVYPHGVRELSHPEQGIYLVGMKSYGRAPTFLAMTGYEQVRSITAALAGDQEAAERVELTLPETGVCGGAGLFDEPENSENAEQSGGGCCAPTPVQTLQIGGPATTSGGC
- a CDS encoding MFS transporter, giving the protein MLTAVPQAPTRVAATGTGDRSRPRAALPALCATQITSWGIVYYAFPVLNARITADTGWSTTATTGAFSAALVVSALAGIPIGRILDRRGPRIVMTTGSLLGVAAVLAIAYAPNFAAFTGAWLVAGLSMAATFYHPAFAAVTRWWGEDRVRALTIVTLAGGLASTAFAPLTAALAEHLGWRTTYAVLALILGVVTIPAHALALRAPWPPAPAHPTQEAKDGRSVARSRPFLVLAAALTLNGFAMYAVVIALVPLLTERGASPTAAAWALGLGGAGQTLGRTLYSTLARHTGVTTRTVTLIAAGGATTAALAAVSGPYPLLLLLAITAGMVRGNLTLLQATAVSDRWGTTHYGHLSGLLAAPVTVASALAPFTGAALAGALGGYPALFAVLAGISIGASVLAAASARR
- a CDS encoding ATP-binding protein; this encodes MDQPARFVISCTRAPERVRQLRRISAAHLRLWGVGSCIDTANLLISELVTNALRYGETEDVSFSVSYWRGEVRIEVADGTPGRPQVKRPTDDEESGRGMLIVEALAEDWGTSGDGTLTWCTIAVPQPVVPKSGFWCEWRQEDGKQLALAAIPTPERAIRWARIQMRVIASAINASLVGYVWDWLSDGWREPAEALKNGEEFTLPLSAGRYKFVWHARPVLFVPVVGGTPLPHLAEEEPEWD
- a CDS encoding IS110 family transposase, which encodes MVDTTAIDLFLGLDLGKEFHHAHGRTEDGRTVHDKRLPNTEPKLLELFTRLVAKFGTVLVIVDQVANIGALPLTVARAAGCRVAYLPGLSMRRAADLHPGEAKTDARDAFVIAETARTMPHTLRAVDRDDEVLAELTMLTGYDNDLAGEVNRATNRLRGLLSQIHPSLERVLGPRLAYPYIQALLQRHGSPARLRKLGRARCEALLKVHGSRKAHHLTAEIFDALAEQTLVVPGTEASALIVPGLAAQLAAAHTQRRQAEQEIAALLEALPLFHLLTSLPGLGVRTTAAVIVAIGDGTGFPTAGHLASYAGLAPATKSSGTSIRGEHAPHRGNRLLKRALFQAAFAAIGCKADPSSRIYYDRQRARGKTHTQAILRLARQRVNVIHAMIRTGALYEARTPNDVDLAA